The proteins below are encoded in one region of Lactuca sativa cultivar Salinas chromosome 3, Lsat_Salinas_v11, whole genome shotgun sequence:
- the LOC111920934 gene encoding uncharacterized protein LOC111920934: protein MLAFKQKKDQVRKSGGKRILIKINVVGSSGPIRFVVNEEEVVAAVIETALKSYAREDRLPVLGTKFSDFFLYTPVAGTEALGPWEMIGTFGVRNFMLWKKPGQSEGGAEITRKRSGRWKSWLSRSLSLKANQ from the exons ATGTTGGCTTTCAAGCAGAAGAAGGATCAGGTCAGGAAAAGCGGAGGCAAGCGAATTCTGATCAAGATAAACGTCGTCGGAAGCTCCGGACCTATCCGTTTTGTGGTTaatgaggaggaggtggtggctgccgtcaTTGAAACCGCTCTCAAGTCCTACGCTCGTGAGGATCGTCTTCCTGTTCTTGGCACCAAGTTCAGTGACTTCTTTCTGTATACTCCAGTCGCCGGAACAGAAG CTTTGGGTCCATGGGAGATGATCGGAACGTTCGGAGTGAGGAACTTCATGTTATGGAAGAAGCCTGGGCAGTCGGAGGGTGGGGCGGAGATTACGCGGAAGAGGTCCGGCAGGTGGAAGTCATGGCTTAGTAGATCACTTAGTTTAAAAGCAAACCAATAA